In Sulfurovum xiamenensis, a genomic segment contains:
- a CDS encoding helix-turn-helix domain-containing protein produces METFFSKSDKIQHIIKSFTLTKTLFVSSIIIGEAHTGKKSLARYLFPDTPLVSGNNQKEVEEALEQNDELIITNFEKLSNQNSLDFTNKRIIATADYMGNPELIDDLFAFIYTMPSLQERPEDITYLKDLFIKEACSTLMIDENTCDSEHIPLNLTKNTKSLKRSVYIHVMKQSMHAQDIEEILYHYLLKHLDGNDAYREYLGLYEKPLIEAGLHKFGSQLQLSQVLGINRNTLRKKIHEHNID; encoded by the coding sequence ATGGAAACATTTTTTAGCAAATCAGATAAAATACAACATATCATCAAGAGTTTTACCCTCACAAAGACACTTTTTGTTTCGTCTATCATCATCGGTGAAGCACATACCGGTAAAAAGTCACTTGCACGATACCTTTTTCCAGATACACCTTTGGTTTCAGGTAACAATCAAAAAGAAGTTGAAGAGGCACTTGAACAGAATGATGAGCTGATCATCACCAATTTTGAAAAGCTCAGTAATCAAAATTCTCTTGATTTTACCAATAAACGTATCATTGCCACAGCAGATTATATGGGTAATCCTGAGCTTATTGATGACCTTTTTGCTTTTATCTATACCATGCCATCACTGCAAGAACGTCCTGAAGACATCACATACTTAAAAGATCTCTTCATCAAAGAGGCATGTTCTACTTTAATGATAGATGAGAATACATGTGACTCTGAACACATTCCTCTTAATCTTACTAAAAACACTAAAAGTCTCAAAAGGTCTGTCTATATACACGTGATGAAACAAAGTATGCATGCACAAGATATAGAAGAGATACTTTACCACTATTTACTCAAACACCTTGATGGTAATGATGCGTACAGGGAATATCTTGGCTTATATGAAAAGCCTCTTATAGAAGCAGGACTTCATAAATTTGGTTCACAACTGCAACTTTCGCAGGTGTTAGGAATCAACAGAAACACACTTAGAAAGAAGATACATGAGCACAACATCGATTGA
- a CDS encoding ammonium transporter, which yields MKLKLSALMAMFLPIFAFAEDKLDTGDTAWMMVSTAFVLLMTPAGLALFYGGMTRAKNVLNTYAMVMGAFVVAFVVWIIAGYSIAFGTNESAMLQNVFGGFGNVMLDGIKWTDLSGSYPTYVFIAFQGTFAAITVAIAAGSVIERMKFSTWMVVVILWGLLVYAPITHMVWGGDGALLFDAGALDFAGGTVVHMNGGLAGLVLALLVGKRAGYPKVAMKPYSILLTAVGAALLWFGWYGFNGGSAFGANAIAGLAVMTTTVATAAAAVTWMLLEWFVFKKPTLLGIASGIIAGLVAITPAAGFVSVGGAFVVGIVGSIIAFFGVVTLKKKLGYDDSLDAFGIHFLAGLWGALATGLLALDDKDLLWDGPLKESGDRMGQFMVQLESVVVVGLFTLIGTVIIYYIASAVTGGARVDEETESAGLDEIVHGENVVNA from the coding sequence ATGAAACTAAAACTTTCGGCTCTAATGGCAATGTTTTTGCCTATCTTCGCTTTTGCAGAAGATAAACTGGACACAGGTGATACAGCATGGATGATGGTATCAACAGCATTTGTACTTCTTATGACACCAGCAGGACTGGCACTTTTCTATGGAGGTATGACAAGAGCTAAAAATGTACTCAATACCTATGCAATGGTAATGGGTGCATTTGTTGTAGCATTTGTTGTATGGATAATTGCAGGGTATTCTATCGCATTTGGAACCAATGAAAGCGCTATGCTTCAAAATGTATTTGGTGGATTTGGTAATGTAATGCTAGATGGTATTAAGTGGACGGATCTATCTGGTTCATACCCTACTTATGTATTTATTGCATTCCAAGGTACGTTTGCCGCTATTACCGTAGCGATTGCTGCAGGTTCTGTGATCGAACGTATGAAGTTTTCAACATGGATGGTAGTTGTGATCCTTTGGGGCCTTCTTGTTTATGCTCCAATAACACACATGGTATGGGGTGGTGACGGTGCACTTCTTTTTGATGCTGGTGCGCTTGATTTTGCCGGTGGTACTGTTGTACACATGAATGGTGGTTTAGCTGGTCTTGTTCTTGCACTGTTGGTTGGTAAAAGAGCTGGTTACCCTAAAGTGGCTATGAAACCATATAGTATCCTTCTTACTGCTGTAGGTGCAGCACTCTTATGGTTCGGTTGGTATGGATTCAACGGTGGTTCTGCATTTGGTGCAAACGCTATCGCTGGTCTTGCTGTAATGACAACAACTGTTGCAACTGCTGCAGCTGCTGTAACTTGGATGCTTCTTGAGTGGTTTGTCTTTAAAAAGCCAACACTTCTTGGAATTGCCTCAGGTATCATTGCCGGTCTGGTTGCGATCACGCCTGCGGCTGGTTTTGTAAGCGTTGGTGGAGCATTTGTAGTAGGTATCGTTGGTTCTATCATTGCATTCTTCGGTGTCGTAACACTTAAGAAAAAACTTGGTTACGATGATTCTCTTGATGCATTTGGTATCCACTTCCTAGCAGGACTCTGGGGTGCACTTGCAACTGGTCTTCTTGCTCTTGATGATAAAGATCTACTTTGGGATGGTCCACTTAAAGAGAGTGGTGATAGAATGGGACAATTCATGGTACAACTTGAGTCAGTAGTCGTTGTTGGTCTCTTTACACTTATCGGAACTGTCATCATTTACTACATCGCTTCAGCGGTTACAGGTGGTGCAAGAGTAGATGAGGAAACTGAGTCAGCTGGTCTTGATGAAATAGTTCACGGTGAAAATGTAGTGAATGCCTAA
- a CDS encoding P-II family nitrogen regulator, with translation MKKIEAIIKPFKLEDVKDALVEAGIEGMTVSEVKGYGRQQGHSELYRGAEYVVEFIPKIKIEIVVSTDAYAETAIKIINESAKTGKIGDGKIFVSTIDHVVRIRTDETDADAL, from the coding sequence ATGAAAAAAATTGAAGCAATAATCAAACCATTTAAACTAGAGGATGTCAAAGATGCTCTTGTAGAAGCTGGTATTGAAGGTATGACCGTATCTGAAGTCAAAGGATACGGAAGACAGCAAGGTCACTCGGAGCTTTACAGAGGTGCTGAGTATGTGGTTGAATTTATCCCAAAAATTAAAATTGAGATTGTCGTAAGTACGGATGCCTATGCAGAGACTGCGATCAAGATCATCAATGAATCTGCTAAAACAGGTAAAATTGGTGATGGTAAGATCTTTGTAAGTACGATCGACCATGTTGTTCGTATCAGAACTGATGAAACTGACGCTGACGCACTCTAA
- a CDS encoding ammonium transporter, whose product MEINYVIDTLFALFAMTLIIFMVPGFAMLEAGLVRTKNVTSVLTVNVMIYAVASLAFLLIGYELAFGSWEHQDGMSKWAFFMFQMAFVGKVVNIMSGGVSERSRILPLAIFTIAVGALIYPIIVNLTWGANFLAGTALDISALSDLAGSTVIHSTGGWALLAAILIMGPRRGRYKDNIVRVIPASNIPLVTLGALLLWIGWFGFNGGSVGAISSKENADTVALTIMNTNTAGLAGAISGWLLTYFRYKKFDITVILNGALGGLVAVTAGPDQYDIHTPILIGAIGGALVVLFVPIFDKFRMDDPVGALSVHLINGIWGTLAVGIFVADVSIWTQLKGILVVGMIVFPLSWITIYIINKIFVLRANDEEQLEGIDATECGIESYPEFKRSI is encoded by the coding sequence ATGGAAATAAATTACGTTATAGATACCCTCTTCGCACTCTTTGCCATGACACTTATCATCTTTATGGTACCTGGTTTTGCGATGCTTGAAGCAGGATTGGTACGAACAAAAAATGTCACTTCAGTACTGACTGTAAATGTAATGATCTATGCGGTCGCTTCTCTGGCATTTTTACTGATAGGGTATGAGCTTGCATTTGGAAGCTGGGAGCATCAAGACGGTATGAGCAAATGGGCATTTTTTATGTTTCAAATGGCATTTGTAGGGAAAGTCGTCAATATAATGAGTGGTGGAGTGAGTGAACGTTCTCGTATCCTGCCTTTAGCTATATTCACCATTGCTGTTGGTGCATTGATCTATCCGATCATCGTTAACCTTACATGGGGAGCAAATTTTTTAGCCGGCACAGCCTTGGATATCTCAGCACTTTCAGATCTTGCAGGATCCACTGTGATCCATTCTACCGGAGGTTGGGCACTGCTCGCAGCTATACTCATTATGGGACCTAGACGAGGAAGATACAAAGACAATATCGTTCGTGTTATCCCCGCATCTAATATTCCTTTGGTCACATTGGGAGCGCTATTGCTTTGGATCGGTTGGTTTGGATTTAACGGTGGTTCTGTGGGAGCGATCTCATCAAAAGAGAATGCGGATACTGTCGCACTCACTATTATGAATACCAATACTGCTGGTCTTGCAGGAGCTATCTCAGGATGGCTACTGACTTACTTTAGATATAAGAAATTCGATATCACGGTCATACTCAATGGCGCACTAGGCGGACTTGTCGCAGTTACAGCCGGACCAGACCAATATGATATCCATACCCCTATACTCATTGGTGCGATCGGGGGAGCTTTAGTTGTCCTATTTGTACCTATTTTTGATAAATTCAGAATGGATGATCCTGTGGGTGCATTATCCGTTCACTTAATCAATGGTATCTGGGGTACACTTGCAGTAGGTATTTTTGTAGCAGATGTAAGCATCTGGACACAATTAAAAGGTATACTTGTTGTAGGTATGATTGTTTTTCCACTTTCATGGATTACAATATACATTATTAACAAAATCTTTGTACTTCGTGCAAATGATGAAGAACAACTTGAGGGAATCGATGCGACAGAGTGTGGTATAGAATCATACCCAGAATTTAAACGTAGTATATAA
- a CDS encoding P-II family nitrogen regulator, which translates to MKKIEAIIKPFKLEDVKDALVEQGIEGMTVSEVKGYGRQQGHPELYRGAEYVVEFIPKVKIEIVVSNDDYLNKAIEAIKEHAKTGKIGDGKIFVSDISKTIRIRTGEEDEEAL; encoded by the coding sequence ATGAAAAAAATTGAAGCGATCATCAAACCATTCAAACTTGAAGATGTAAAGGATGCTCTTGTAGAACAAGGGATAGAGGGTATGACAGTTTCTGAAGTAAAGGGATATGGAAGGCAGCAAGGTCATCCGGAACTCTATAGAGGTGCAGAGTATGTAGTAGAGTTCATTCCTAAAGTAAAAATAGAGATCGTTGTCAGCAATGATGACTATCTAAACAAAGCAATTGAAGCCATTAAAGAACATGCTAAGACAGGTAAAATCGGTGATGGCAAGATCTTTGTATCTGATATCTCTAAAACAATCCGTATTAGAACAGGAGAGGAAGATGAGGAAGCATTATAG
- a CDS encoding IMPACT family protein — protein MLTVVYVFAVGQDSIYNRLMVTVASHIVHTTEVNRSKFITHLVPISEYEGLQSALKAEHPKANHVVYALRYFNEFGQIVENASDDGEPKGCAGVPALNVLRGEALINCAVLIVRYFGGIKLGTGGMARAYALAVKEVLKEAKLVPYEKEIVYIFSTNYNEVDKTLYRLKHLGLVNYERDFGVDKVVWRLVGSEKKIEQFKEEGL, from the coding sequence GTGCTGACTGTAGTATATGTCTTTGCTGTGGGGCAGGACAGCATTTATAATCGATTGATGGTTACAGTCGCTTCTCATATCGTTCATACTACTGAAGTAAATCGTTCGAAATTCATTACGCATCTTGTACCTATTTCAGAGTATGAAGGTTTACAATCAGCACTGAAAGCTGAACATCCCAAAGCAAATCATGTGGTCTATGCCTTACGTTACTTCAATGAGTTTGGGCAAATTGTTGAAAATGCTTCTGATGATGGAGAACCTAAAGGATGTGCAGGTGTACCGGCACTGAATGTTTTGCGTGGTGAAGCACTTATCAATTGTGCAGTACTCATAGTACGCTACTTTGGAGGCATAAAGCTTGGTACAGGTGGTATGGCTAGAGCGTATGCTTTAGCAGTGAAAGAAGTATTGAAAGAAGCTAAACTGGTTCCTTACGAAAAAGAAATTGTCTATATATTTTCGACGAACTATAACGAGGTGGATAAGACACTCTATAGACTCAAACATTTAGGTCTAGTGAATTATGAACGTGATTTTGGTGTGGATAAAGTGGTCTGGAGGTTAGTTGGGAGTGAAAAGAAGATTGAACAGTTTAAAGAGGAAGGACTATAA
- the hemH gene encoding ferrochelatase, translated as MNKALFLLNMGGPNDLDEVELFLHNMFSDKNILPTNSMTRALIRKIIITKRLDDAKESYTHLGGKSPLSDLTHKLIDKLKSKLDMPIYAAMRYVPPFAGDALKQCKADGIEELILFPMYPQYSTTTTLSSYEDIVGRCKALDYHPKITMSTCQYFDDMDYIHACVAQIEKAIGDKETSEYDLLLSAHGLPMSIIKAGDPYQRQVESNVSAIKTLLALKGIVFKDVKLVYQSKVGSAAWLEPNLVDVLRNPVNRKVLIYPLAFTIDNSETLFELDIEHREIAEKIKYDDYIVAECMNDSDTFVDLIVKYVSKEPTPMYPCADCSICLCCGAGQHL; from the coding sequence ATGAACAAAGCACTTTTTCTTCTCAATATGGGTGGCCCCAATGATTTGGATGAAGTAGAACTTTTTTTACATAATATGTTCTCAGATAAAAACATTTTGCCGACAAACTCTATGACACGTGCACTCATTCGTAAAATTATTATAACCAAACGACTGGATGATGCTAAAGAGAGCTATACACATTTGGGTGGAAAATCTCCTTTATCCGATTTGACACATAAACTGATTGATAAACTGAAATCTAAGTTGGATATGCCTATTTATGCTGCCATGCGTTATGTTCCTCCTTTTGCCGGAGATGCATTAAAGCAGTGTAAAGCAGATGGTATAGAGGAGCTTATCTTATTTCCTATGTATCCACAATACTCGACAACTACCACACTCTCTTCTTATGAAGATATTGTTGGAAGATGTAAAGCCTTGGATTATCATCCAAAGATTACCATGTCGACATGTCAATATTTTGATGACATGGATTACATTCATGCGTGTGTAGCTCAGATAGAAAAAGCGATAGGGGATAAGGAGACGAGTGAATATGATCTGCTCTTGTCTGCACACGGGTTACCAATGAGTATTATTAAAGCGGGCGATCCTTACCAACGCCAAGTTGAATCCAATGTCAGTGCCATTAAAACTCTCTTGGCACTAAAAGGAATTGTATTCAAAGATGTGAAGTTGGTCTATCAATCCAAAGTGGGGTCTGCAGCTTGGTTAGAACCTAACCTGGTGGATGTACTACGTAATCCTGTAAATCGTAAAGTACTGATCTATCCTTTAGCATTTACCATCGATAACTCTGAAACACTGTTTGAATTGGATATAGAACATCGTGAAATTGCTGAGAAAATTAAATATGATGATTATATCGTAGCCGAATGTATGAATGACAGTGATACATTTGTAGACCTTATTGTAAAATATGTGTCGAAAGAACCAACACCTATGTACCCTTGTGCTGACTGTAGTATATGTCTTTGCTGTGGGGCAGGACAGCATTTATAA
- the kdsB gene encoding 3-deoxy-manno-octulosonate cytidylyltransferase, with protein MIIIPARIGSSRFPNKVLADIGGIPMVVRTAKAVEDIDKVVIATDSQEVIDIALTHGVQAILTSDTHQSGTDRIYEAAQKLDLDENEIIINVQGDEPFIETDVVQAIYDLTKKNKEDARIMMNSCYKTISNPEADDPNIVKVVTDANDLALYFSRAKVPYPRDHHFDAYKGHLGIYGFTVKSLHQFCMLEPAPLEDIEKLEQLRALYHGYEVAMIEVETESFGIDTMEDLEKAIKHHRL; from the coding sequence ATGATTATTATTCCTGCACGCATAGGATCAAGCCGCTTCCCCAACAAAGTCTTAGCAGATATCGGAGGCATACCGATGGTTGTAAGAACAGCGAAGGCCGTTGAAGATATCGATAAGGTCGTTATTGCCACAGACTCACAGGAAGTCATAGATATCGCACTTACACATGGAGTTCAAGCTATACTCACATCCGATACACATCAGAGTGGTACGGATCGTATCTACGAAGCCGCACAAAAATTGGACCTAGATGAAAATGAGATCATTATCAATGTACAAGGAGATGAACCGTTTATCGAAACTGATGTTGTGCAGGCCATCTACGATCTAACAAAAAAGAACAAAGAAGATGCACGTATCATGATGAACTCCTGTTACAAAACCATTTCAAATCCAGAAGCTGATGATCCGAACATTGTAAAAGTTGTGACAGATGCCAATGACCTGGCCCTCTATTTTTCAAGAGCAAAAGTACCCTACCCAAGAGACCATCATTTTGATGCATACAAAGGACATTTAGGTATCTATGGGTTCACTGTCAAATCATTACATCAATTTTGTATGCTTGAACCTGCACCATTGGAAGATATAGAAAAACTGGAACAACTCAGAGCCCTCTATCATGGCTATGAAGTTGCTATGATAGAGGTAGAGACAGAGAGTTTTGGTATAGACACCATGGAAGATTTAGAAAAAGCCATTAAACACCATCGCTTATGA
- a CDS encoding type II secretion system F family protein has product MKYFNVTVMEKGKKRQELVKAVNKMAAINLAKQKFPMSMVMKAMETSAPLEDSISELFSGLKKSFKSKIPLNDKISTIRQIAVMTDAGIPINDTLLEVAENTENQQLKEIYTTINKDINSGNSISNAIEPYTEEFGHVAIAMTNLGERTGNISESYHKLADILETIRDNTAKFKKAIRTPLITLAAMAIAFTILIMVVVPKFKDIFAKFKADLPIPTQILLKLEWAFNNYGLLIIFILFAAIFAVKFFYKNNADFKYQMDKMMIHPKFYLINKAIFLSTMHKYNLVFGQLVKSGIPVSEALETAVGMVDNAVIKEKLLTVNANIGRGMSLAEAFQLTNLYENMLLQMIKAGEAGGQLDAMMDKVTDYYDMRFQDLIDNLSAYIEPIMMFFIAGLVLLMALGIFMPMWDLGRAVKN; this is encoded by the coding sequence ATGAAATATTTTAATGTAACAGTCATGGAAAAGGGTAAAAAGAGACAAGAACTAGTCAAAGCTGTCAATAAAATGGCAGCCATAAATCTTGCCAAACAAAAATTCCCTATGTCAATGGTGATGAAGGCTATGGAAACATCAGCCCCTCTTGAAGATAGTATATCTGAACTCTTTTCAGGACTTAAAAAATCCTTTAAATCCAAAATACCGCTCAATGATAAAATATCAACAATACGACAGATCGCCGTCATGACCGATGCGGGTATTCCAATCAATGATACATTATTGGAAGTTGCAGAAAATACTGAGAATCAACAGCTAAAAGAGATATACACAACGATCAATAAAGATATTAACTCAGGTAACAGTATTTCAAATGCAATAGAACCCTACACTGAAGAGTTTGGACATGTTGCCATCGCTATGACGAATCTCGGTGAGAGAACGGGTAATATTTCTGAATCATATCACAAGCTTGCAGATATACTTGAAACAATTAGAGATAACACAGCAAAATTTAAAAAAGCCATTAGAACACCCTTGATTACCTTGGCAGCAATGGCTATTGCATTTACAATCTTGATTATGGTGGTTGTACCGAAATTCAAAGATATATTTGCTAAATTTAAAGCAGATCTTCCAATTCCTACTCAAATACTTCTTAAATTGGAATGGGCATTTAACAATTATGGATTATTGATTATTTTTATCTTGTTTGCTGCTATTTTCGCTGTGAAATTTTTCTATAAAAACAATGCAGATTTCAAGTATCAGATGGATAAGATGATGATACACCCAAAATTTTATTTAATTAATAAAGCGATCTTTCTCTCCACAATGCATAAATACAATTTGGTCTTTGGTCAGTTGGTCAAATCTGGTATCCCAGTCTCTGAAGCATTGGAAACAGCTGTTGGTATGGTGGATAATGCTGTGATCAAAGAAAAGCTGTTAACAGTGAATGCAAATATCGGTCGTGGTATGAGTTTGGCTGAAGCTTTCCAGTTGACAAATCTTTATGAGAATATGTTGCTTCAGATGATAAAGGCAGGTGAAGCGGGTGGTCAATTAGATGCCATGATGGATAAAGTGACAGATTATTATGATATGCGATTTCAGGATCTGATCGATAACCTTTCAGCGTATATTGAGCCTATTATGATGTTCTTTATTGCAGGATTGGTACTGCTTATGGCTCTAGGTATTTTTATGCCAATGTGGGATCTTGGAAGAGCGGTGAAAAACTAG
- a CDS encoding GspE/PulE family protein encodes MVKLIEIMLKENLITKEAISTLVKSRPPKKISFANLLAEEMTDLHTVEIFLAKKIRQGVITLSHLEKIEGINIVPIIEEVAKTLHVEYVDLDDVEIDMKLFSKISYSQLLKYNIIPIEESDLNVLIVFDDPLDMAAQDAIQRLFPKKPIRIAIAKPSQIHQHLQRLEINESIKGLVADIRKDLAQEGKADEKADESPAVLKLIDVILKSAIFAGTSDIHIEAMEKNCIVRFRVDGILRQSFTFDKDIFNPLASRMKLLSNLDIAEKRKPQDGRFSTTVSKKDFDFRVSTLPTIFGESIVLRILDKSKAMIKLEEAGMSKFCYDRFSESIKVPYGIVLVTGPTGSGKTTTLYGALNAIKDVKDKIITVEDPVEYQMGGLQQVHVNPNVGLSFADALRSILRQDPDKIMIGEIRDKETLRIAIQAALTGHLVLSTLHTNDAISAVTRILDMGIEEYLVSGALVAIQAQRLVRKICVHCKKETVLDVTLRKSVEEYLPENPTFYVGEGCKECGHSGYAGREMISEVLTVSETMSRMIANNASKEELTQQAEEEGFITMFEDGVHKALEGKTTIAEIYRVARL; translated from the coding sequence ATGGTAAAACTCATTGAAATCATGCTGAAAGAAAATCTTATCACGAAAGAAGCAATTTCTACATTGGTAAAAAGCAGACCTCCTAAAAAGATTTCTTTTGCGAACCTTTTAGCTGAAGAAATGACAGATCTTCATACAGTAGAGATCTTTCTGGCTAAGAAGATAAGACAAGGTGTGATTACGCTATCACATCTTGAGAAGATAGAGGGAATAAACATTGTTCCTATTATAGAAGAGGTAGCAAAAACACTACATGTAGAATATGTGGATCTGGATGATGTCGAAATTGATATGAAACTCTTCTCAAAAATTTCATACAGTCAACTACTCAAATATAATATTATTCCTATAGAAGAGAGTGATCTAAATGTTCTTATTGTCTTTGATGATCCTCTTGATATGGCAGCCCAAGATGCCATACAAAGACTTTTTCCGAAGAAACCTATACGTATTGCTATTGCTAAACCATCACAGATCCACCAGCATTTACAGCGTTTGGAAATCAATGAGAGTATTAAAGGTTTGGTCGCCGATATTCGTAAAGACCTGGCACAAGAGGGAAAAGCTGATGAAAAAGCGGATGAATCACCTGCTGTACTTAAATTGATCGATGTAATATTGAAATCGGCTATATTTGCAGGTACCAGTGATATTCATATTGAAGCGATGGAAAAAAACTGTATTGTTAGATTTCGTGTAGACGGTATATTACGTCAAAGTTTCACCTTTGATAAAGATATTTTCAATCCGTTGGCTTCAAGAATGAAACTGCTTTCAAACTTAGATATTGCAGAAAAAAGAAAACCTCAGGATGGGAGGTTCTCTACAACCGTATCCAAAAAAGATTTTGACTTTAGGGTTTCGACGCTACCTACAATATTTGGAGAGTCTATTGTTCTTCGTATTTTGGATAAATCTAAAGCGATGATCAAGCTTGAAGAAGCAGGTATGAGTAAATTTTGTTATGACAGGTTTTCTGAATCAATCAAGGTACCTTATGGTATCGTTCTTGTTACTGGGCCTACTGGATCTGGTAAAACGACAACGCTTTATGGTGCACTCAATGCGATCAAAGATGTAAAAGATAAGATCATTACAGTGGAAGACCCGGTGGAATACCAGATGGGTGGTTTACAGCAAGTACATGTGAATCCGAATGTCGGATTGAGTTTTGCAGATGCATTGAGATCTATACTCAGACAGGATCCAGACAAAATTATGATCGGGGAGATCAGGGATAAAGAGACATTGCGAATTGCTATTCAAGCAGCGCTTACGGGTCACTTGGTTCTTTCTACACTGCATACGAATGATGCGATCTCTGCAGTGACCAGAATTTTGGATATGGGTATTGAAGAGTATCTGGTCAGTGGTGCATTAGTTGCGATACAAGCACAAAGACTTGTCCGAAAAATATGTGTTCATTGTAAAAAAGAGACGGTGCTTGATGTGACACTCCGAAAATCAGTGGAAGAGTATCTTCCTGAAAACCCTACATTCTATGTGGGTGAAGGGTGTAAAGAGTGTGGACATAGCGGATATGCGGGAAGGGAGATGATATCTGAAGTATTAACTGTCAGTGAAACGATGTCACGTATGATTGCAAACAATGCATCCAAAGAAGAACTGACCCAGCAAGCAGAAGAAGAAGGGTTCATTACGATGTTTGAAGATGGTGTCCACAAAGCATTGGAAGGTAAAACGACCATTGCAGAAATTTATAGAGTAGCGAGGTTATAA
- a CDS encoding CDC27 family protein — protein sequence MYEIKQLEDEWKRYRKKKLRPWYIGTVIFIVLTFTSIFFQTDHTINFSALKTYFEISKVNHSSEKQEESKDSATFDKMNTKETVLLNDPLEKLEVKDNMIEMADRVVKEHDKLLVDIPILDDTNEPSIEEEMAVRKNIHLEIIDSTSVSGYKDVEKRFFESHDIDDALFLAKSYYKNGNYEKAEYWALETNKLDESKEESLLIFVKSKVKLGHKNEALSILNAYLKQSDSKEAKKLLYRIQNDKL from the coding sequence ATGTATGAGATCAAACAATTAGAAGATGAATGGAAACGTTATAGAAAGAAAAAGTTAAGACCTTGGTATATAGGCACTGTTATTTTTATTGTTTTAACATTTACTAGTATCTTTTTCCAAACAGATCACACAATTAATTTTAGTGCATTAAAAACCTATTTTGAGATCTCTAAAGTCAACCACTCTTCTGAAAAACAAGAAGAGTCTAAAGATAGTGCAACATTTGATAAGATGAATACTAAAGAGACTGTACTACTTAATGATCCTTTAGAGAAGCTAGAAGTAAAAGACAATATGATTGAGATGGCCGATAGAGTGGTGAAAGAACATGACAAACTTTTGGTTGATATACCTATACTCGATGACACAAATGAACCTTCTATTGAAGAAGAAATGGCAGTAAGGAAGAACATACATCTAGAGATCATTGATTCGACAAGTGTTTCAGGATATAAAGATGTAGAAAAGCGTTTTTTTGAATCACATGATATTGATGATGCTTTATTTTTAGCGAAAAGTTATTATAAAAATGGAAATTATGAAAAAGCAGAATATTGGGCACTAGAGACCAATAAACTTGATGAAAGTAAGGAAGAAAGTTTACTTATTTTTGTTAAATCAAAAGTGAAATTGGGTCATAAAAATGAAGCCTTGTCTATACTAAATGCTTATTTAAAACAATCAGACTCCAAAGAGGCAAAAAAATTATTATATCGGATTCAAAATGATAAATTGTAA